In a genomic window of Pirellulales bacterium:
- a CDS encoding long-chain fatty acid--CoA ligase, producing MRMYQYLLDAAQQEPDRIALDFMEQQYTFGLVAAQARQIAVGLVAEGIEPGQSVGLMLPNIPPFVTCYYATLMAGGVVVPFNVMLQGPEIEYLVQDSDIRLIVTYEMFAPQVIEGTKHLKNPPKIFVVGANAHGQRLYHELMRDDANFRPVETDVSKPIMTLYTSGTTGKPKGAQITDANVIANLEMFESIIPTDAGDKWLCVLPLFHVFALNGILNAAIKNRSTVALHPRFELDACLKSLAEDGITSFAGVPTMYFYMLKHPQFAQVKGSNLRYCISGGAAMPVEVLNQFEQASGVPIYEGFGLTETTVSVCINRPEARKVGSIGLPFAGVEMKIFDDDDNEVAHGEVGEVVIRAPNVMLGYLNKPEESAEALRGGWFHTGDLGKRDEDGFFYIVDRKKDMIIKGGFNIYPREIEEVLFQLPQVAEAAVIGAFDEAKGEHIVAVVAFKPGQQLEAADVMSHLERNLAKYKRPQEIVFRAELPKGPTGKILKRELRSEWDQWNRDRVQSPGSEAEVGAGS from the coding sequence ATGCGGATGTATCAGTACTTGCTCGACGCGGCCCAGCAGGAACCGGACCGGATTGCCCTGGATTTCATGGAGCAGCAGTACACGTTTGGGTTGGTGGCGGCGCAAGCCCGACAGATCGCGGTCGGTCTGGTGGCGGAAGGAATCGAGCCCGGCCAATCGGTGGGATTGATGTTGCCGAACATTCCACCGTTTGTCACTTGCTATTACGCCACCCTGATGGCGGGGGGCGTGGTGGTGCCGTTCAACGTGATGCTGCAAGGTCCGGAGATCGAGTACCTGGTGCAGGACAGCGATATCCGCCTTATCGTCACCTATGAGATGTTCGCGCCGCAGGTGATCGAGGGAACCAAGCATCTCAAGAACCCGCCCAAGATCTTCGTGGTGGGCGCCAACGCGCACGGCCAGCGCCTGTATCACGAGTTGATGCGCGACGACGCCAACTTCCGACCGGTGGAGACCGATGTCTCCAAGCCGATCATGACGCTCTATACCTCTGGCACCACCGGCAAGCCCAAGGGCGCGCAGATTACCGACGCCAACGTGATCGCCAACCTAGAGATGTTCGAGTCGATCATACCGACCGACGCGGGCGACAAGTGGCTGTGCGTGTTGCCGCTGTTCCATGTATTTGCGCTCAATGGCATCTTGAACGCGGCGATCAAGAATCGTTCGACCGTGGCGCTGCATCCCCGCTTCGAGCTCGACGCTTGCCTCAAGAGTCTGGCCGAGGACGGCATTACGTCGTTCGCGGGCGTGCCGACCATGTATTTTTACATGCTCAAACACCCGCAGTTCGCGCAGGTCAAGGGGAGCAACCTGCGGTATTGCATTTCCGGCGGCGCGGCCATGCCGGTGGAGGTGCTCAATCAATTCGAGCAGGCTTCCGGCGTGCCGATTTATGAGGGCTTTGGTCTCACCGAGACCACGGTGAGCGTGTGCATCAACCGGCCCGAGGCGCGCAAGGTGGGCTCGATCGGTCTGCCGTTCGCGGGCGTCGAAATGAAGATTTTTGACGACGACGACAATGAGGTCGCGCACGGCGAGGTGGGAGAGGTGGTGATTCGCGCGCCCAACGTCATGTTGGGCTACCTAAACAAGCCGGAAGAATCGGCCGAGGCGCTGCGCGGCGGTTGGTTCCACACCGGTGACCTGGGCAAGCGCGACGAAGACGGCTTCTTTTACATCGTCGATCGCAAGAAGGACATGATTATTAAGGGGGGGTTCAACATCTATCCGCGCGAGATTGAGGAGGTGTTGTTCCAACTGCCGCAGGTCGCCGAGGCGGCGGTGATCGGCGCCTTTGACGAGGCCAAGGGGGAGCATATTGTGGCCGTCGTCGCCTTCAAGCCAGGACAGCAACTCGAAGCGGCCGACGTGATGAGCCACTTGGAACGCAATCTGGCCAAATACAAGCGGCCGCAAGAGATTGTGTTTCGCGCGGAACTGCCCAAGGGACCGACCGGCAAGATCCTCAAGCGCGAGCTGCGCAGCGAGTGGGACCAATGGAATCGTGATCGCGTGCAGTCGCCGGGTTCCGAGGCCGAGGTGGGCGCCGGCAGCTAG
- a CDS encoding protein kinase: MSDSQSRHSPDSPRTEADSARVDTTHGGWSAEIEGQFGGEPAEIVTPPVGWPVGEQPTQISSRPPLGGPPREILRPADLGQWLVGERLEHFELQEFVGGGGMGAVFRALDDRLNRIVAVKVLPREQAGDQEVVRRFRNEAQSAARLDHDHIARVYYVGEDKGLHFIAYEFIEGRNLRDLVVERGVLSVSDALNFTLQVADALAHASGRDVVHRDIKPSNLIITQEGRAKLVDMGLARLHQIDRSSEDLTATGVTLGTFDYISPEQARDPRSADTRSDIYSLGCTLFFMLTGQPPFPEGTVLQKLLQHQGDEPPDPQSLNPNVQPAVVRLLRKMMAKEPRQRHQTPEELVGDLLVLCDQLGLKPSATTMISGSPVFDRPAGWERHLVWAIPILVLALIVGMLQLANWRTDEMALRLPPSELPAARPQTVVPSDAKRDAPQTKVATPRTQPAPAVEAPVRPVTPPLVEEGLAPSISGPPNSLAARLRQGSEGAGAPRLAAGVSSAPQTAAGVSVVDPANQLSGGVDASNSGQIVAPAAADGEKPSTSALIVEPEGAGANVFPTLQAACAAAGPHDVVELRFDGRLVERPLDLRNSRVTIRPAAGFRPVLVFQPRQSDPQKYARGMISLTGGRLTLINLPVELDLTADVAAESWTLFEVQQAESLQLERCSLTILNAADDGQPLHDRVAFITVSAAPGSGSLMGADAELARSLSIQLRDCVARGEATLLAHRDAQACQFTWTNGLLATTERLLDSSGARSLPTAGDQLTLDLAHVTADIRRGLCRVAATIDAPYQLRTEIKCANSILLGRPMATLITQEGIEPIVELKRRLVWDSDHNFYDGFHHFWEIRGAGDPPKVELPWFSFWRGERSWGRVVWKQLPDAKFPVHQAVVADYALDDAASGNSAVRGATDGRDAGFSAGLLPELPAKSAPATGFRSSAAPR; encoded by the coding sequence ATGAGCGACTCGCAGTCGCGACACTCCCCCGATTCGCCACGCACGGAGGCTGACTCCGCGCGAGTCGACACAACCCACGGCGGATGGTCGGCGGAAATTGAGGGACAATTTGGCGGGGAGCCAGCCGAGATCGTCACCCCACCGGTCGGCTGGCCAGTGGGCGAGCAGCCGACACAAATCTCTTCCCGGCCGCCTTTGGGGGGGCCCCCCCGCGAGATTCTGCGCCCCGCCGACTTGGGCCAATGGCTTGTCGGGGAGCGGCTGGAGCATTTTGAGTTGCAAGAGTTTGTTGGCGGGGGCGGGATGGGGGCGGTGTTCCGCGCGCTCGACGACCGGCTGAACCGGATTGTGGCGGTCAAAGTGCTGCCGCGCGAGCAGGCTGGCGATCAGGAAGTCGTACGGCGCTTTCGCAACGAGGCGCAATCGGCGGCGCGACTCGATCACGATCATATCGCGCGCGTGTATTACGTGGGCGAGGACAAGGGACTGCACTTCATCGCCTACGAGTTCATCGAAGGGCGCAACCTGCGCGATTTGGTGGTGGAGCGCGGCGTGCTGTCGGTGTCGGACGCGCTCAATTTCACCTTGCAGGTGGCCGATGCGCTGGCCCATGCCAGCGGCCGCGACGTGGTCCACCGCGACATCAAACCCTCGAACTTGATCATCACGCAGGAGGGGCGCGCCAAATTGGTCGATATGGGGCTGGCGCGGCTGCACCAGATCGACCGTTCGAGCGAGGATCTGACGGCCACCGGCGTCACGCTCGGGACTTTCGACTACATCTCGCCCGAACAGGCCCGCGATCCGCGTAGCGCCGACACGCGCAGCGACATCTATTCGCTGGGCTGCACGCTGTTCTTCATGCTCACGGGCCAGCCGCCGTTTCCCGAAGGGACGGTGCTGCAAAAGTTGTTGCAGCATCAGGGAGACGAACCACCCGATCCGCAATCGCTGAACCCGAACGTACAGCCGGCGGTCGTCCGTTTGCTGCGCAAAATGATGGCCAAAGAGCCGCGACAACGGCATCAAACGCCTGAAGAGCTGGTCGGCGATCTGCTGGTTTTGTGCGATCAACTAGGACTCAAGCCATCGGCGACGACGATGATTTCTGGCTCGCCGGTGTTCGATCGGCCGGCTGGCTGGGAACGGCACCTGGTGTGGGCGATACCGATCTTGGTGCTGGCGCTGATTGTCGGCATGCTGCAGTTGGCAAATTGGCGCACTGATGAAATGGCCTTGCGGCTGCCGCCGAGCGAGTTGCCCGCGGCGCGTCCTCAGACCGTGGTCCCCAGCGATGCGAAACGCGACGCGCCCCAGACCAAGGTCGCCACGCCCCGCACGCAGCCGGCGCCGGCTGTCGAAGCACCAGTTCGGCCCGTGACACCGCCGCTAGTCGAGGAAGGATTGGCGCCTTCGATTTCGGGCCCGCCGAACTCACTGGCGGCGCGGTTGCGCCAAGGGAGCGAAGGCGCCGGCGCGCCACGACTTGCCGCCGGTGTCTCTAGCGCACCTCAAACGGCGGCGGGCGTGAGCGTGGTTGATCCCGCCAACCAGCTGTCGGGAGGGGTTGATGCGTCGAATTCGGGGCAGATTGTGGCGCCCGCCGCGGCGGACGGCGAGAAGCCATCGACCAGCGCGCTAATCGTCGAACCGGAAGGCGCCGGAGCGAATGTCTTTCCCACACTGCAAGCCGCTTGCGCCGCGGCCGGACCACACGACGTGGTGGAACTGCGCTTCGATGGCCGGCTGGTCGAACGGCCGCTCGATCTGCGCAACTCGCGGGTGACGATTCGCCCGGCCGCCGGTTTTCGGCCGGTGCTCGTCTTTCAGCCGCGACAATCCGATCCGCAAAAGTACGCGCGGGGCATGATCTCGTTGACCGGGGGGCGGCTGACATTGATCAACCTGCCCGTCGAACTCGATCTGACGGCCGACGTGGCCGCGGAGTCGTGGACGCTGTTTGAAGTTCAGCAGGCGGAATCACTGCAACTGGAGCGCTGCTCTTTGACCATCTTGAACGCGGCCGACGATGGCCAACCGCTCCATGACCGCGTCGCGTTCATCACGGTGAGCGCGGCGCCAGGGAGCGGGTCGCTGATGGGCGCCGACGCCGAACTGGCCCGCTCGCTGTCGATTCAGCTTCGCGACTGCGTCGCGCGGGGCGAGGCCACCTTGCTTGCGCATCGCGACGCGCAAGCCTGCCAATTCACCTGGACCAATGGTTTGCTCGCCACCACCGAGCGCTTGCTCGATTCCAGCGGCGCGCGTTCGCTTCCCACGGCGGGAGACCAACTCACACTCGACTTGGCGCATGTGACGGCCGATATTCGCCGCGGCTTGTGCCGCGTGGCGGCCACAATCGACGCGCCGTATCAACTGCGCACCGAGATCAAATGCGCCAACAGCATCTTGCTCGGACGGCCTATGGCCACTTTGATCACGCAGGAGGGGATCGAGCCGATCGTCGAACTCAAGCGGCGACTGGTGTGGGACAGCGACCACAACTTTTACGACGGGTTTCATCACTTCTGGGAGATTCGTGGCGCCGGCGACCCGCCGAAAGTGGAACTTCCGTGGTTCAGTTTTTGGCGCGGCGAACGCAGTTGGGGTCGCGTGGTGTGGAAGCAGTTGCCGGATGCCAAATTCCCGGTGCATCAGGCTGTTGTGGCCGACTACGCGCTCGACGACGCAGCGAGCGGCAACAGCGCCGTGCGCGGAGCGACCGATGGCCGCGACGCTGGCTTTAGCGCCGGCCTGCTGCCCGAACTGCCCGCCAAGAGCGCGCCGGCGACTGGCTTTCGGTCGAGCGCGGCGCCGCGGTAG